The following proteins are co-located in the Bathymodiolus thermophilus thioautotrophic gill symbiont genome:
- a CDS encoding cobyrinate a,c-diamide synthase has protein sequence MPSSIYLSAAHKSSGKTVVSLGLCAAFKAQALKVASFKKGPDYIDPLWLAQASGNACYNLDFYNMTNDEIIQLYRRQSQSSDIAIIEGNKGLYDGMSVAGGDANADMAKLLNIPVILVIDANGITRGVAPLLMGYQAFDTEVNIAGVILNKVAGERHESKLIQAIEHYTDIPVVGAVRRAKDLIIDERHLGLMPANESTQSQAFIDGVARIIADQVDLSKISTFHNAQSPIAPPVLTTTTTDLTIAVAKDQAFGFYYQDDLDAFQSLGVNLVYFDTLKAVELPQCDGLFIGGGFPEMQLETLSANQALLDNIKLNIQQGLPTYAECGGLMYLSRKITYQGKSHKMVGVIQADTIMTSRPIGRGYVQLAPSNEHPWNEVAPTIYAHEFHYSKLENIDPKTRYAYKVLRGVGVDNKHDGILTYNLLATYTHLRSVGSNHWTTQFVNFIKEKKIARG, from the coding sequence ATGCCCTCATCTATTTACCTTTCTGCCGCTCACAAATCATCAGGTAAAACTGTTGTTAGTTTAGGATTGTGTGCTGCGTTTAAAGCGCAAGCACTTAAAGTTGCTTCGTTCAAAAAAGGCCCAGATTATATCGACCCCTTGTGGCTTGCTCAAGCCAGTGGTAACGCTTGTTACAATTTAGATTTTTACAATATGACGAATGATGAGATCATTCAATTGTATAGGCGCCAAAGTCAAAGCAGCGATATTGCCATTATTGAAGGCAATAAAGGGCTGTATGATGGTATGAGTGTGGCAGGTGGTGATGCCAATGCCGATATGGCGAAATTATTAAATATCCCTGTTATTTTGGTGATTGATGCTAATGGCATTACTCGGGGTGTTGCTCCCTTGTTAATGGGCTACCAAGCTTTTGATACTGAGGTTAATATTGCTGGCGTTATTCTCAATAAAGTGGCAGGTGAGCGCCATGAATCAAAACTTATTCAAGCGATTGAGCATTACACCGACATTCCTGTTGTGGGTGCAGTTCGCCGTGCTAAAGACCTTATTATTGATGAGCGACATTTGGGGCTTATGCCGGCAAATGAATCCACTCAGTCACAAGCCTTTATTGATGGTGTGGCTAGAATAATTGCCGACCAAGTAGATTTAAGTAAAATTTCAACTTTCCACAATGCACAATCTCCAATTGCCCCCCCTGTATTAACGACAACTACTACTGATTTGACGATCGCTGTCGCTAAAGATCAGGCCTTTGGTTTTTACTATCAAGATGATTTAGATGCCTTTCAATCTTTGGGCGTTAATCTCGTATATTTTGATACACTTAAAGCCGTAGAATTGCCTCAATGTGATGGACTGTTTATTGGGGGTGGTTTTCCAGAAATGCAACTTGAGACATTGAGTGCCAACCAAGCCTTGCTTGATAATATTAAATTAAACATACAACAAGGTTTACCGACTTATGCAGAATGTGGCGGGCTGATGTATCTCAGTCGGAAAATTACTTATCAAGGAAAATCACATAAAATGGTTGGCGTTATTCAAGCGGATACAATAATGACCTCTAGGCCGATTGGCAGAGGTTATGTGCAATTAGCGCCCAGCAATGAACACCCATGGAATGAAGTTGCCCCAACGATTTATGCACATGAATTTCATTATTCCAAGCTCGAAAATATTGATCCTAAAACCCGTTATGCCTACAAGGTTTTACGCGGCGTGGGTGTGGATAATAAACACGATGGAATTTTAACCTATAACCTATTAGCAACCTACACTCACCTAAGAAGTGTGGGGAGCAATCACTGGACCACGCAGTTTGTCAATTTTATTAAGGAGAAAAAGATAGCAAGAGGTTAA
- the nrfD gene encoding NrfD/PsrC family molybdoenzyme membrane anchor subunit, with protein sequence MNIRYQQIEGRSLGFYALILGLGVFILAALGSVYFIEHHGHYVTGMSNRIVWGIPHVFALFLIVAASGALNVASIASVFQKKLYKPLSRLSGLVALSLLAGGLMVLVLDLGRPDRLIVAMTEYNFKSIFAWNIILYNGFFVIVAVYLWMMFERRMNKFTAKAGLAAFTWRLILTTGTGSIFGFLVARQAYDAVIMAPMFIIMSFAFGLAFFILILMASYKWTERPLGDAIVNRLGHLLGVFVAAIMYFVAIKHLGNLYLAENAGIENFILFGEHIYTPLFWYGQIILGGLIPMALIYHPVFKGNRTTLGLASLLVLIGGVIQLYIIIIGGQAYPMEMFPGKEMLEGYGGIAAYTPSFPEMALGVGGIAVALIAVSFLVKFLPFLPESLADKVADPHHKV encoded by the coding sequence ATGAACATTCGTTATCAACAAATAGAAGGTAGAAGTTTAGGTTTTTATGCACTTATTTTGGGCTTAGGCGTTTTTATTCTAGCCGCATTAGGCAGTGTATATTTTATAGAGCATCATGGTCATTATGTAACGGGCATGAGTAACCGAATTGTGTGGGGCATACCGCATGTATTTGCTTTATTTTTAATTGTTGCCGCCTCAGGTGCGCTCAATGTTGCCTCTATTGCATCGGTATTTCAGAAAAAACTTTATAAGCCTTTATCACGCTTGTCAGGTTTGGTGGCATTGTCGCTATTGGCAGGTGGTTTAATGGTGTTGGTGCTTGATTTGGGTCGCCCTGATCGTCTGATTGTAGCAATGACTGAGTATAACTTTAAGTCAATTTTCGCTTGGAATATTATTTTATACAATGGTTTTTTTGTCATTGTTGCCGTATATTTATGGATGATGTTTGAGCGTCGAATGAATAAATTTACTGCTAAAGCAGGTTTGGCAGCTTTTACTTGGCGTTTGATTTTAACAACAGGTACAGGTTCTATTTTTGGCTTTCTAGTAGCACGCCAAGCGTATGACGCAGTGATTATGGCACCGATGTTTATTATTATGTCATTTGCCTTTGGCTTGGCTTTCTTTATCTTGATTTTAATGGCAAGTTACAAATGGACTGAGCGTCCATTGGGCGATGCAATTGTTAATCGTTTGGGTCATTTATTGGGTGTGTTTGTGGCAGCCATAATGTATTTTGTGGCAATTAAGCATTTGGGTAATTTATATTTGGCTGAGAACGCAGGTATTGAAAACTTTATTTTATTTGGTGAGCACATTTATACGCCTTTATTTTGGTATGGTCAGATTATTTTAGGTGGCTTAATACCAATGGCACTTATTTATCACCCCGTATTTAAAGGCAATCGTACTACTTTAGGTTTGGCTTCGCTTTTGGTGTTGATTGGCGGGGTTATTCAATTGTATATTATCATTATTGGCGGACAAGCTTATCCTATGGAAATGTTCCCTGGTAAAGAAATGTTGGAAGGTTATGGCGGCATTGCTGCTTACACACCATCATTTCCTGAAATGGCTTTGGGCGTTGGCGGTATTGCTGTGGCGCTGATTGCTGTTTCATTCTTAGTGAAGTTTTTGCCATTCTTGCCTGAAAGTCTAGCAGATAAAGTGGCAGACCCACATCATAAAGTTTAA
- the dsrO gene encoding sulfate reduction electron transfer complex DsrMKJOP subunit DsrO: protein MSKELNRRDFIKNTTVATASVATIASGITLTTFAASDSPVTNEKRWGMLIDTNKLTESDIDDMVNACQEENGWGSEVHSRGDQKPGWIKKIKVKDKATGKIDNLPMMCQHCEQPPCVDVCPTNASMKREDGIVLVDRHLCIGCRYCMMACPYDARSFVHEDLSNQKEHMPRGKGTVESCTLCVHKVDKGGMPACAEAVNNDGVIFGDLYDTNSKINQTLKKIQSTQIRADLNLNTGVRYSGI, encoded by the coding sequence ATGAGTAAAGAACTAAATCGTCGCGATTTTATTAAAAATACAACAGTAGCCACTGCGAGTGTGGCAACAATTGCCAGTGGCATTACGCTCACTACATTTGCTGCTAGCGATAGTCCAGTTACCAATGAAAAGCGTTGGGGGATGTTGATTGACACAAACAAACTGACTGAATCTGATATTGATGATATGGTTAATGCTTGTCAGGAAGAAAATGGTTGGGGTAGTGAAGTTCACTCTAGAGGTGATCAAAAGCCAGGCTGGATTAAGAAAATCAAAGTTAAAGATAAAGCCACAGGTAAAATTGATAACTTGCCAATGATGTGTCAACATTGTGAGCAGCCACCTTGTGTGGATGTTTGCCCGACCAATGCGTCAATGAAGCGTGAAGATGGTATTGTGCTGGTAGATAGACATTTGTGTATTGGGTGTCGTTATTGCATGATGGCTTGTCCGTATGATGCGCGTTCGTTTGTACATGAAGATTTGAGTAATCAAAAAGAGCATATGCCACGAGGCAAAGGCACGGTTGAATCTTGCACCTTATGCGTACATAAGGTTGATAAAGGTGGAATGCCAGCTTGTGCTGAGGCAGTCAATAATGACGGCGTTATTTTTGGTGATTTATATGACACCAATAGTAAAATCAATCAAACACTTAAGAAAATTCAAAGCACGCAAATCAGAGCAGATTTAAATCTGAATACTGGTGTTCGCTATAGCGGAATTTAA
- a CDS encoding sulfur reduction protein DsrJ: MKHLLIIFLTLALNTVSAHSDKHVNLGDRATELKEEGKSRDIHPSLVEIRKMHPEFLLHKRDKTLRQGVRTRRNSLKECVNCHSSSKNGEYIPVNAPDQFCSTCHQKVGTSLDCFSCHRTTPKEEL; the protein is encoded by the coding sequence ATGAAGCATTTATTGATTATTTTTCTAACGCTAGCGCTTAACACTGTGTCAGCGCATAGCGATAAGCATGTTAACCTTGGTGATAGAGCCACTGAGTTAAAGGAGGAGGGGAAAAGTAGAGATATTCACCCCAGTCTTGTTGAAATTAGAAAAATGCATCCTGAGTTTTTATTGCATAAACGCGATAAAACATTGCGTCAAGGTGTTCGCACTCGGCGTAACTCGTTAAAGGAATGTGTTAATTGTCATAGTTCTAGCAAGAACGGCGAATATATTCCTGTGAATGCACCTGATCAATTTTGCTCAACTTGCCATCAAAAAGTAGGCACAAGTTTGGATTGTTTTTCTTGTCATCGCACCACACCAAAAGAGGAATTATGA
- a CDS encoding NAD(P)-binding protein, which yields MQKNPYGQIHKGDNHTFRMFKDEGDELGTVPWSQKIFQNDTSHKCPTYVSQTPPCQGSCPSGHNIRGWLDIVRGMEKPSGDLSWQEYAFRRSTDANPFPSIMGRVCPAPCEDGCNRNEVEDTVGINAVEQFIGDNAKKEGYRFEVDAKDTGKKVAIIGGGCGGLSAALQLRKQGHSVTVFEKYDQLGGMMMYGIPDYRVPRDVLQYEIDRIIETGIETKMNTKVGVDISMEQLEKDYDAVLFAIGAMSGRMLPIPGGDATNCVSGVAFLEAYNQGRLKHITGKVICIGGGDTSIDVVSVARRLGNIENTADKDRPERVIFDDTAHDVVDTSKRLGADVLLTTRSTIENMPAAQEEIDDANREGVEIQGQLQPVEVIKNAEGRATALRFVRLEEDGSTPIEGSEFDVECELIVPAIGQGVDGEGMDDSFFNEHGFIDADKNFQVPNKPGFFVCGDVVRPHLLTTAIGQAGIVAESIGDYLSGSSQKVRNKVDVHYFDLMSKLNEWDLTPSDYEKGGAFGESTDTADYAVHNYEDRSFASIIPHTELFLGHFDNEERNARKHKLVNVDNVLGNFDERLIGYNEEEAQQEAGRCMSCGLCFECDNCVMYCPQDAVFKVKKDQATLGRYVDTDYNKCVGCHICADVCPTGYIQMGLGE from the coding sequence ATGCAAAAGAATCCATACGGACAAATTCACAAAGGCGATAACCATACATTTAGAATGTTTAAAGATGAGGGTGATGAGTTAGGCACAGTGCCATGGAGCCAAAAGATTTTTCAAAACGACACTTCACACAAGTGTCCAACTTATGTAAGTCAAACCCCACCATGTCAAGGTTCTTGCCCTTCTGGTCATAACATTCGTGGCTGGTTAGATATTGTTCGTGGCATGGAAAAGCCTTCTGGTGATTTATCATGGCAGGAATATGCTTTCCGTCGTTCGACAGATGCAAATCCATTTCCATCAATTATGGGTAGAGTTTGTCCAGCACCTTGTGAAGATGGTTGTAACCGTAACGAAGTTGAAGATACAGTTGGTATTAACGCAGTAGAGCAATTTATTGGCGACAATGCAAAAAAAGAAGGTTATAGATTTGAAGTTGATGCCAAAGATACGGGTAAAAAAGTGGCTATTATTGGTGGCGGTTGTGGCGGCTTATCTGCGGCATTGCAATTACGCAAGCAAGGCCATAGTGTAACTGTATTTGAAAAATATGATCAATTGGGTGGTATGATGATGTACGGTATTCCTGACTATCGTGTGCCACGCGATGTGTTGCAATATGAGATTGATCGTATTATTGAAACAGGTATTGAAACTAAAATGAACACCAAAGTAGGTGTAGATATCTCCATGGAACAGTTGGAAAAAGATTATGATGCAGTATTGTTTGCTATTGGCGCAATGAGCGGTCGTATGTTGCCAATTCCTGGTGGCGATGCAACAAATTGTGTGTCTGGTGTTGCATTTCTTGAGGCTTATAACCAAGGTCGTTTAAAGCATATTACAGGTAAAGTAATCTGTATTGGTGGTGGCGATACTTCAATTGATGTTGTGTCAGTGGCACGCCGTTTGGGCAATATTGAAAATACGGCTGATAAAGACCGTCCTGAGCGTGTTATTTTTGATGACACTGCACACGATGTGGTTGACACTTCTAAGCGCTTAGGTGCGGATGTGTTATTGACAACACGCTCTACCATTGAAAATATGCCAGCGGCACAAGAAGAAATTGACGATGCAAATCGTGAAGGTGTTGAAATTCAAGGGCAATTGCAACCAGTAGAAGTTATTAAGAATGCAGAAGGTCGTGCAACTGCATTGCGTTTTGTTCGTTTAGAGGAAGATGGTTCTACACCAATCGAAGGCTCTGAGTTTGATGTTGAATGTGAACTCATTGTTCCTGCCATTGGACAAGGCGTTGATGGCGAAGGTATGGACGATTCATTTTTCAACGAGCATGGTTTTATTGATGCTGATAAAAACTTCCAAGTACCGAACAAACCAGGTTTCTTTGTTTGTGGCGATGTGGTTCGTCCACACTTATTGACAACAGCAATTGGTCAAGCAGGTATTGTTGCTGAGAGTATTGGTGATTATCTTTCAGGTAGTAGCCAAAAAGTTCGTAATAAAGTTGATGTTCACTATTTTGACCTTATGTCAAAACTTAATGAGTGGGATTTGACACCTTCAGACTACGAGAAAGGCGGTGCATTTGGCGAATCAACAGACACTGCAGATTATGCGGTACATAACTATGAAGACCGTTCATTTGCATCAATCATTCCACATACAGAATTATTTTTAGGGCATTTTGACAATGAAGAGCGTAATGCGCGTAAGCACAAATTGGTGAATGTTGACAATGTATTGGGTAACTTTGACGAGCGTTTAATTGGTTATAACGAAGAAGAGGCGCAACAAGAAGCAGGTCGTTGTATGTCTTGTGGCTTGTGTTTTGAGTGTGATAACTGTGTGATGTATTGTCCACAAGATGCGGTATTCAAAGTTAAGAAAGACCAAGCAACACTTGGTCGTTATGTTGATACTGATTATAACAAGTGTGTTGGTTGTCATATCTGTGCAGATGTGTGCCCAACAGGCTATATTCAAATGGGATTGGGTGAGTAA